The following proteins are co-located in the Mesorhizobium australicum WSM2073 genome:
- a CDS encoding DUF1236 domain-containing protein, with product MKRYLVGAVAALALMAGIGASFAGDVVILKPEQQTVVREYIHKQKLASVSLLGVELNVGSALPDTVELHTIDVPDVRYKYTVVGDHAVLVDPDTRRVVQIIE from the coding sequence ATGAAAAGATATCTTGTCGGCGCTGTCGCGGCCCTCGCGCTTATGGCTGGAATTGGTGCTTCCTTCGCGGGAGACGTCGTAATTCTCAAGCCCGAGCAGCAGACGGTCGTCCGCGAATACATCCACAAGCAAAAACTCGCATCAGTCAGCCTGCTCGGCGTCGAACTCAACGTCGGCTCCGCTCTCCCTGACACTGTCGAGCTTCATACAATCGACGTCCCCGACGTCAGATACAAATACACTGTTGTCGGCGATCATGCGGTTCTGGTTGACCCCGATACACGCAGGGTCGTGCAGATCATCGAGTGA
- a CDS encoding nucleoside hydrolase — protein sequence MRAVGGPIAKFILDIWEFIATTHGGLLQIEYPAVHDACCVAAMIDPTVFTTEKADIRVEIAGRWTKGMTVCNFEKMGGMHHFGGTASEQVDFRHTVAMKLDHPKFCGLIVDALERLTHAKA from the coding sequence GTGCGCGCCGTCGGCGGCCCGATCGCCAAGTTCATCCTCGATATCTGGGAGTTCATAGCGACCACGCATGGCGGCCTCCTGCAGATCGAGTATCCAGCCGTCCACGACGCGTGCTGCGTCGCGGCCATGATCGACCCGACCGTCTTCACCACCGAGAAGGCCGATATCCGCGTCGAAATCGCCGGGCGGTGGACCAAGGGCATGACGGTCTGCAATTTCGAGAAGATGGGCGGGATGCACCATTTTGGCGGCACGGCGAGCGAGCAGGTCGACTTCCGCCATACCGTGGCGATGAAACTCGACCATCCGAAATTCTGCGGCCTGATCGTCGATGCGCTCGAGCGGTTAACCCACGCCAAGGCCTGA
- a CDS encoding nucleoside hydrolase, producing the protein MEKIILDCDPGHDDAIAILLAAGNPNIDLLGITTVSGNHNVENTTRNALAVCTAYGIKVPVAKGSPGPLIGEQVLAVEIHGDTGLDGPVLPPASFELDKRHAVDFIIDTVMAHEPKTITLVPVGPYTNIALAIRKDPRIIGRVKGVVAMGGAYTRGNITPAAEFNVYGDPEAADVVFRADWDVTMVGLDLTHQALPLRTCKTGCAPSAARSPSSSSISGSS; encoded by the coding sequence ATGGAAAAGATCATCCTGGACTGCGATCCGGGGCACGACGACGCCATCGCCATCCTGCTTGCGGCGGGAAACCCGAATATCGACCTTCTCGGCATCACGACGGTTTCGGGAAACCACAATGTCGAGAACACCACGCGCAATGCTCTGGCCGTATGCACGGCCTACGGCATCAAGGTGCCGGTGGCGAAGGGCTCACCCGGCCCGCTCATCGGCGAGCAGGTGCTGGCCGTCGAAATCCATGGCGATACCGGGCTCGACGGCCCCGTCCTGCCGCCCGCCTCGTTCGAACTCGACAAGCGGCATGCCGTCGACTTCATCATCGACACGGTCATGGCGCACGAGCCGAAAACCATCACGCTGGTGCCGGTCGGTCCCTACACCAACATCGCGCTCGCCATTCGCAAGGACCCACGCATCATCGGGCGGGTGAAGGGCGTCGTCGCGATGGGCGGAGCCTACACGCGCGGCAACATCACGCCAGCGGCGGAGTTCAATGTCTATGGCGACCCGGAGGCCGCCGACGTCGTGTTCCGCGCCGATTGGGATGTCACCATGGTGGGCCTCGACCTCACGCACCAGGCGCTGCCACTCCGGACCTGCAAAACAGGGTGCGCGCCGTCGGCGGCCCGATCGCCAAGTTCATCCTCGATATCTGGGAGTTCATAG
- a CDS encoding ABC transporter permease: MSTTAITPGPVPFGRRIKRFMADRPLIPLIILLVILVVILQILRPGIVNERWIANTIKFAIPLAILAGCQTMTMLTGGIDLSVGTVATMSAFIMATQIVSQDPAVAFLLAMMPAVLIGLVNGIGVGVFRVHPLIMTLGTSLIGTGCLQVYQRTVIASGAKIPDFLAWLGTGVTPVLGFAFPNALLLFVPLAALIVFTLARTGFGRLLYAVGDNERATRLSGVQYWQVITALYVTSSVLAGITGLLYIGLIKAPSLSLAEPLVLPSVAAAVIGGTSIFGGRGGYTGTIIGALILTVLTTLLTILQMPEGARRILFGLIVLFVTAAYLRIVEDK, from the coding sequence ATGAGCACCACCGCGATCACGCCCGGGCCGGTCCCCTTCGGCCGCCGCATAAAACGCTTCATGGCCGACCGGCCCCTCATCCCGCTGATCATCCTGCTGGTCATCCTGGTGGTGATCCTGCAGATCCTGCGCCCCGGCATCGTCAACGAGCGCTGGATCGCCAACACCATCAAATTTGCCATTCCGCTGGCGATCCTCGCCGGCTGCCAGACCATGACCATGCTGACCGGCGGCATCGACCTTTCGGTCGGCACGGTGGCGACGATGAGCGCCTTCATCATGGCAACGCAGATCGTCAGCCAGGACCCGGCTGTGGCCTTCCTCCTGGCGATGATGCCGGCGGTGCTGATCGGCCTCGTCAATGGCATCGGCGTCGGTGTCTTCCGCGTCCATCCGCTGATCATGACGCTGGGCACCAGCCTGATCGGCACCGGCTGCCTGCAGGTCTACCAGCGCACGGTGATCGCGTCCGGTGCCAAGATCCCCGACTTTCTCGCCTGGCTGGGGACCGGCGTCACCCCCGTACTCGGCTTTGCCTTCCCCAACGCGCTGCTGCTGTTCGTTCCGTTGGCGGCTCTCATCGTCTTCACGCTCGCCCGCACCGGCTTCGGCCGCCTGCTCTACGCCGTCGGCGATAATGAGCGCGCGACGCGCCTGTCGGGCGTGCAATACTGGCAGGTCATCACGGCGCTCTACGTCACCTCCAGCGTGCTCGCCGGCATCACCGGCTTGCTCTACATCGGCCTGATCAAGGCGCCATCGCTGTCGCTCGCCGAACCGCTGGTGCTGCCATCGGTCGCCGCCGCCGTCATCGGCGGCACTTCCATCTTCGGCGGCCGCGGCGGCTACACCGGCACCATCATCGGCGCGCTGATCCTGACGGTGCTGACGACGCTGCTGACGATTTTGCAGATGCCGGAGGGAGCAAGGCGCATCCTGTTCGGGTTGATCGTCCTGTTCGTGACCGCGGCCTATCTGCGCATTGTCGAGGACAAGTAG
- a CDS encoding ABC transporter permease has product MSHFLRRQGWVTGLFALLVILFIATKIIQPGYGSGDFGSLARAVLPYAFAVAAQTVVVIAGGIDLSVAAMMALTSVTAASMMAGASEEYALFVVPFVLAMGFVLGAVNGMLIVVTRVPDIVVTLAMLFVLQGAALLVLGAPGGAAAEWLKALISGTVPIPGLPDAVDAWLPKALLVLIVCLCIVWIPLRRSRLGLSIYAIGSSELAAFRSGVPVARTRVIAYALSGLFAAMGGLALTMSTGIGAPIPGPYLLASVAAVVLGGVALGGGKGGLLGPIVAVFVLRLVRTDLTLLAIDPNVTAIIEGLIMVAVVMFGAFITMRGRQS; this is encoded by the coding sequence ATGAGCCATTTCCTGCGCCGGCAAGGCTGGGTAACAGGCCTGTTCGCCCTCCTCGTCATCCTGTTCATCGCCACCAAGATCATCCAGCCCGGCTATGGCAGCGGCGATTTCGGCTCGCTGGCGCGGGCCGTACTGCCCTACGCCTTTGCCGTCGCCGCGCAGACGGTCGTCGTCATCGCCGGCGGCATCGATCTCTCGGTCGCCGCCATGATGGCGTTGACCAGCGTCACCGCCGCCTCGATGATGGCGGGCGCGAGCGAGGAATACGCGCTGTTCGTGGTGCCTTTCGTGCTCGCCATGGGGTTCGTGCTGGGCGCCGTCAACGGGATGCTCATCGTCGTTACCCGCGTGCCGGACATCGTCGTCACGCTGGCCATGCTGTTCGTGCTGCAAGGCGCGGCCCTTCTGGTGCTCGGCGCCCCGGGCGGCGCGGCGGCCGAATGGCTGAAGGCGCTGATCTCGGGCACCGTGCCGATCCCGGGCCTGCCCGACGCCGTCGACGCGTGGCTGCCCAAGGCGCTGCTGGTGCTGATCGTCTGCCTCTGCATCGTCTGGATACCGCTTCGACGGTCGCGCCTCGGCCTTTCCATCTACGCCATCGGCTCCAGCGAACTGGCGGCGTTCCGCAGCGGCGTGCCTGTCGCCCGCACCAGGGTCATCGCCTACGCGCTGTCAGGCCTGTTCGCGGCCATGGGCGGGTTGGCGCTGACCATGAGCACGGGCATCGGCGCGCCGATCCCCGGCCCCTATCTGCTGGCCAGCGTCGCCGCGGTCGTGCTGGGCGGCGTGGCGCTCGGCGGCGGCAAGGGCGGCCTGCTCGGCCCCATCGTCGCCGTCTTCGTGCTGCGGCTGGTGCGCACGGATCTCACCTTGCTCGCCATCGACCCCAACGTCACCGCCATCATCGAAGGCCTGATCATGGTCGCCGTGGTGATGTTCGGCGCCTTCATCACGATGCGAGGGCGGCAATCATGA
- a CDS encoding sugar ABC transporter ATP-binding protein, translating into MTTSPLLDASGVAKNYGAVAALRDASLSVLPGEVHALMGANGAGKSTLVKILTGAISANAGRILIRGEARDIRSPAAARRAGLLPVYQEPSLIPDLDVLSNLRLTGTPVEPFRAWVRELGIPDLDLRDTARDIPLAILRVLDLARALAVEPDVLLLDEMTAALPANLAEKVLEVVRRQGDAGRAVIFISHRFVEISALCDRATVLRDGATVGVVDIVPGVEEKIVELMLGTRIVKTHVAARGASEEARPPARPRIAVRNLRVGTKLSDVSFDLRDGEVAGVVALEGQGQDELFAALAGSIKPSGGTIEVDGSPVKFAHPIDAIRSGIAYVPGDRSEALAMQRSVRENIALPFSAALRNWGPIRMRKERATVASAIQRLQIDTRAQGEVQRLSGGNQQKVTIARWIAADARTILCFDPTRGIDVGTKQEIYRLLRELAGNGKSVLFYTSELEEVQRVCDRVIVIFGGRLVDIFPVEEADEPTLMRAAYGLPRGVKADIGILAAPTANASDAPEATP; encoded by the coding sequence TTGACCACCAGTCCCCTCCTCGACGCGTCAGGCGTCGCCAAGAACTACGGCGCGGTCGCGGCTCTCCGCGATGCGTCGCTCTCCGTGCTGCCGGGCGAGGTGCATGCGCTGATGGGTGCCAATGGCGCCGGCAAGTCGACGCTGGTGAAGATCCTGACCGGCGCGATATCAGCCAATGCCGGACGCATCCTGATCCGTGGCGAGGCGCGCGACATACGCTCGCCGGCCGCCGCGCGCCGGGCCGGGCTGCTGCCTGTCTACCAGGAGCCGTCGCTGATCCCCGATCTCGATGTGCTGTCCAATCTGCGGCTGACCGGCACGCCGGTCGAGCCGTTCCGCGCCTGGGTACGCGAACTCGGCATACCTGACCTCGACCTGCGCGACACCGCGCGCGACATCCCGCTCGCCATCCTGCGCGTGCTCGACCTGGCCCGCGCGCTGGCCGTCGAGCCCGACGTGCTGCTGCTCGACGAGATGACGGCCGCACTCCCCGCCAACCTTGCCGAAAAGGTGCTGGAAGTGGTGCGCCGGCAGGGCGACGCCGGCCGCGCCGTGATCTTCATCTCCCACCGCTTCGTCGAAATCTCGGCCCTTTGCGACCGCGCCACGGTGCTGCGCGACGGCGCGACCGTCGGCGTCGTCGACATCGTGCCGGGCGTCGAGGAAAAGATCGTCGAGCTGATGCTCGGCACTCGCATCGTCAAGACCCATGTCGCCGCCCGCGGCGCCAGCGAAGAGGCCCGCCCCCCTGCCCGCCCGCGCATCGCCGTGCGAAACCTGCGCGTCGGGACCAAGCTCAGCGACGTCTCCTTCGATCTCCGCGATGGCGAGGTGGCCGGCGTCGTGGCGCTGGAAGGCCAGGGCCAGGACGAACTGTTCGCCGCCCTTGCCGGCTCGATCAAACCATCGGGCGGCACGATCGAGGTCGACGGCAGCCCGGTGAAATTCGCCCACCCGATCGACGCCATCCGATCGGGGATCGCCTATGTGCCGGGCGACCGTTCCGAGGCGCTCGCCATGCAGCGCTCGGTGCGCGAGAACATTGCGCTCCCCTTCAGCGCCGCCCTGCGCAACTGGGGGCCTATTCGTATGCGCAAGGAGCGCGCCACCGTGGCGAGCGCCATCCAACGCCTGCAGATCGACACCCGCGCGCAAGGCGAGGTGCAGCGCCTGTCCGGCGGCAACCAGCAAAAGGTCACCATAGCCCGCTGGATCGCGGCCGACGCGCGCACCATCCTGTGTTTCGACCCGACGCGCGGCATCGATGTCGGCACCAAGCAGGAGATCTATCGTCTGCTGCGCGAGCTCGCCGGCAACGGCAAGTCGGTTCTGTTCTACACCTCGGAACTGGAAGAAGTGCAGCGCGTCTGCGACCGCGTCATCGTCATCTTCGGCGGCCGCCTGGTCGATATTTTCCCTGTCGAGGAGGCCGACGAGCCGACGCTGATGCGCGCCGCCTACGGCCTGCCGCGCGGCGTCAAGGCGGATATCGGTATTTTGGCCGCACCCACGGCGAATGCTTCCGATGCGCCGGAGGCAACGCCATGA
- a CDS encoding ABC transporter substrate-binding protein, which translates to MKNYLTMVPLLASAALLASVGVSSAAGKYTIGISNTVQGNGWREEMVCAMKAQALASGEVTKLNIAHRNTDAAGQLEDIRNLISAKVDAIVVNPADPAGIKAGLEEATKAGIVVVAVDQAVTEPSAYIISNNQEQYAYLGAKWLFQQMGGKGEVFYMRGAAGASADSDRDKGFKKALAEFPDVKVAQEVFTGWQQDQAKQQMLSFLATGTPFNGVWTSGIDNVIVDALVESQAPLVPVVGADNAGFVGQLSSVKGLVGAAVTNPGSIGGAGVTLALQILDGKKPAQQTVLVDPQLWENATEEGKAKLKAAADPSLSPEWPVSIMIPDWTTYTKDQIVACKGPGE; encoded by the coding sequence ATGAAGAACTATCTGACCATGGTCCCGCTGCTTGCCAGCGCGGCGCTGCTGGCCTCGGTGGGCGTGTCGTCCGCTGCCGGCAAATACACGATCGGCATTTCCAACACCGTGCAGGGCAATGGCTGGCGCGAGGAAATGGTTTGCGCCATGAAGGCGCAGGCGCTCGCCTCCGGCGAAGTGACCAAGCTCAACATCGCCCACCGCAACACCGATGCCGCCGGCCAGCTGGAAGACATCCGCAACCTGATCAGCGCCAAGGTCGACGCCATCGTCGTCAACCCCGCCGACCCGGCCGGCATCAAGGCCGGCCTGGAAGAAGCCACCAAGGCCGGCATCGTCGTCGTCGCCGTCGACCAGGCGGTCACCGAGCCGTCGGCCTACATCATTTCCAACAATCAGGAGCAGTATGCGTATCTCGGCGCCAAATGGCTGTTCCAGCAGATGGGCGGCAAGGGCGAGGTGTTTTACATGCGCGGCGCGGCGGGCGCTTCGGCCGATAGCGATCGCGACAAAGGCTTCAAGAAGGCACTGGCCGAATTCCCCGACGTGAAGGTGGCGCAGGAGGTCTTCACCGGCTGGCAGCAGGACCAGGCCAAGCAGCAGATGCTGTCTTTCCTGGCCACCGGCACGCCGTTCAACGGCGTGTGGACGTCGGGCATCGATAACGTCATCGTCGACGCGCTGGTCGAATCGCAGGCGCCGCTGGTGCCCGTGGTCGGCGCCGACAATGCCGGCTTCGTCGGCCAGCTGAGCTCGGTCAAGGGCCTCGTGGGTGCCGCCGTCACCAACCCCGGCTCGATCGGTGGTGCCGGCGTGACGCTGGCGCTGCAGATCCTCGACGGCAAGAAGCCGGCCCAGCAGACCGTGCTGGTCGACCCGCAGCTGTGGGAGAATGCCACCGAGGAAGGCAAGGCCAAGCTGAAAGCCGCCGCCGACCCGTCGCTGAGCCCTGAATGGCCGGTCTCGATCATGATCCCCGACTGGACGACGTATACCAAGGACCAGATCGTGGCCTGCAAGGGCCCGGGCGAGTAA
- a CDS encoding sugar phosphate isomerase/epimerase family protein, with amino-acid sequence MKLGLLTAPFADTPLGEVAGWASSVGFEALEIACWPKTSGATRRYAGTNHIDADGTSASRAKEIVASLAEKNLTVSGLGYYPNPLHPDAAHRDAVIGHLKKVIVLAANMGVPLVNTFCGGDASKTVDVNWQDALKVWPEIVAHARDHGVKLAFENCPMIFSHDEWPGGHNIAYSPQVWRRILEAWGGDVGMNFDPSHLVWQMIDQARFIREFGPYMLHVHAKDLMIDHDGLYERGILSAGIGWQVPRMPGLGDVDWSGFFSGLYRAGYDGSVIIEHEDRRFEGSDEQVKRGFLLARDVLRPFVK; translated from the coding sequence ATGAAACTTGGACTGCTCACCGCACCGTTCGCGGACACGCCGCTTGGCGAGGTCGCCGGCTGGGCAAGCTCTGTCGGCTTCGAGGCACTGGAAATCGCCTGCTGGCCGAAAACCTCCGGCGCGACCCGCCGCTATGCCGGCACCAACCATATCGATGCTGATGGCACTTCGGCCTCGCGGGCGAAAGAAATCGTTGCATCGCTGGCGGAAAAGAACCTCACGGTCTCCGGCCTCGGTTATTACCCCAACCCGCTGCACCCGGATGCCGCCCATCGCGACGCGGTCATCGGCCACCTGAAGAAGGTCATCGTCCTGGCCGCCAACATGGGCGTTCCCCTGGTCAACACCTTCTGCGGCGGCGATGCCTCCAAGACAGTCGACGTCAACTGGCAGGACGCGCTGAAAGTCTGGCCGGAAATCGTTGCCCATGCGCGCGACCACGGGGTAAAACTCGCCTTCGAAAACTGCCCGATGATCTTCAGCCATGACGAATGGCCGGGCGGGCACAACATCGCCTATTCGCCGCAGGTCTGGCGTCGCATTCTCGAAGCCTGGGGCGGCGATGTCGGCATGAATTTCGACCCCTCGCATCTGGTCTGGCAGATGATCGACCAGGCCCGCTTCATCCGGGAATTCGGCCCCTATATGCTGCATGTCCACGCCAAGGACCTGATGATTGATCATGATGGTTTGTACGAGCGCGGAATTCTATCGGCGGGCATAGGCTGGCAGGTGCCGCGCATGCCGGGGCTCGGCGATGTCGACTGGAGCGGCTTCTTCTCGGGCCTCTACCGCGCCGGTTATGACGGATCGGTCATCATCGAACACGAGGACAGGCGATTTGAAGGCAGCGACGAGCAGGTGAAGCGGGGCTTTCTGCTCGCCCGCGACGTGCTGCGTCCCTTCGTCAAGTAA
- a CDS encoding mannitol dehydrogenase family protein: MNAIERLGPRLLERLPAAVQKPSYDRAVLSPGMAHLGVGAFHRCHQAEYTDDLLSRRFDRWGIVGINIRPPALAETLGRQDGLYTRLIRENDDVEARVIGSIVKVVDSQDSAAPALEVLVSADIELVTMTVTEKGYCHVPSTGALDLDHPDIVHDLANPEAPRSVPGILTRALEQRRATHGPKLTLLSCDNIPTNGVILENVVRSFAERRGNGLADWIAANAAFPSAMVDRIAPAVTQDDLDSVKRRFGYRDAAVAVGEPFRQWVIEKKFAGRMPRWDLAGATFVDDVTPFEHLKMRVLNGAQTTLATLGVLAGLEHTSDAIADPLLSVFVRRMLVEQTLPTLMPVAGMNPSAYVEQSLGRLKNTAIRHRNHQIATDGSQKIVQRLLNPIRDRLNLGASIGLLSVPVAGWMAYLILASARFGKRWPVSDPYAGKVAAIADETGHDARALASAILAIDTIFDPGLAADETFRQAVTSALGELLSGDPMAAVRHSLEQDEVARLKRSKQSAL, translated from the coding sequence GTGAACGCCATCGAAAGGCTCGGGCCCAGACTGCTGGAGCGGCTCCCCGCAGCCGTGCAAAAGCCGTCATACGACCGCGCGGTGCTCTCACCAGGCATGGCGCATCTGGGCGTCGGCGCCTTCCATCGCTGTCACCAGGCCGAATACACCGACGACCTGCTTTCGCGACGGTTCGACCGCTGGGGCATCGTCGGCATCAACATTCGCCCGCCCGCCCTGGCCGAGACACTTGGCCGGCAAGACGGCCTCTACACAAGGCTGATCCGCGAGAACGATGATGTCGAGGCACGCGTCATCGGCAGCATCGTGAAGGTGGTCGACAGCCAGGACAGCGCCGCACCGGCGCTCGAGGTGCTCGTCTCCGCCGATATCGAACTGGTGACGATGACGGTGACCGAAAAAGGCTATTGCCATGTCCCCTCGACTGGCGCGCTCGACCTCGATCATCCCGACATCGTCCACGACCTCGCCAACCCAGAAGCTCCCCGCAGCGTGCCCGGTATCCTCACGCGGGCGCTGGAGCAACGTAGGGCCACGCATGGCCCGAAGCTGACGCTGCTCTCCTGCGACAACATTCCGACCAACGGCGTCATCCTGGAAAATGTCGTGCGGAGCTTTGCCGAACGGCGCGGCAATGGCCTGGCCGACTGGATCGCGGCCAATGCCGCCTTTCCCTCGGCCATGGTCGACCGCATCGCTCCGGCGGTGACACAGGACGATCTCGACAGCGTCAAGCGACGGTTCGGCTATCGCGACGCCGCCGTCGCCGTCGGCGAACCCTTCCGGCAATGGGTGATCGAGAAAAAGTTCGCCGGCCGCATGCCGCGCTGGGACCTGGCCGGCGCGACCTTTGTCGACGACGTCACCCCGTTCGAGCATCTCAAGATGCGGGTGCTCAACGGCGCCCAGACGACACTCGCCACGCTCGGCGTACTGGCCGGCCTCGAACACACGTCGGATGCCATCGCCGACCCGCTGCTTTCGGTCTTTGTCAGGCGCATGCTGGTCGAGCAAACCCTGCCGACACTGATGCCGGTGGCTGGTATGAATCCATCTGCTTATGTCGAGCAGAGCCTTGGCCGGTTGAAGAACACCGCGATCCGCCATCGCAACCACCAGATCGCCACCGACGGCTCGCAAAAAATCGTGCAGCGCCTGCTCAACCCGATCCGCGACCGCCTGAACCTGGGGGCCAGCATCGGCCTGCTGTCGGTGCCGGTCGCCGGCTGGATGGCTTATCTGATCCTGGCCTCGGCGCGCTTCGGCAAGCGCTGGCCGGTGTCGGATCCCTATGCCGGCAAGGTCGCCGCGATTGCGGACGAAACCGGCCACGATGCGCGGGCGCTGGCTTCCGCCATCCTGGCCATCGACACGATATTCGACCCGGGCCTTGCCGCGGACGAGACGTTCCGGCAGGCCGTCACGTCAGCGCTTGGCGAACTGCTTTCGGGCGATCCGATGGCGGCAGTCCGTCACAGTCTCGAACAAGATGAGGTCGCGAGGTTGAAGCGATCCAAACAATCGGCATTATAG
- a CDS encoding SDR family oxidoreductase gives MEIRLEGKVALVTGSTQGIGRAIAETLARSGAAGLLITGRDSKRGEAVAAELSALGTPTLFVAADLGDTETPALLAQACIERFGRIDGLVNAAGLTDRASFLDATPDDWSALFAVNARAPFFLMQAAVADMKKRGHGGAIVNILSINAHCGSPELAVYSATKGALATLTKNAANAHRFDRIRVNGINVGWTDTPAERIMQAQTLGNGPGWLDAANAAQPFGRLLKPDDIANLAVFLLSDAAGPMTGAVIDQEQSVIGANR, from the coding sequence ATGGAGATCAGGCTCGAAGGCAAGGTGGCGCTGGTCACCGGGTCGACGCAAGGCATCGGCCGTGCCATTGCCGAGACGCTGGCGCGCTCCGGCGCTGCCGGCCTGCTGATCACCGGGCGCGACAGCAAGCGCGGCGAGGCCGTGGCAGCGGAACTGTCGGCCCTGGGTACGCCGACGCTCTTCGTCGCCGCCGACCTTGGAGACACGGAAACTCCCGCCCTTTTGGCGCAGGCCTGCATCGAGCGCTTCGGCCGCATCGACGGCCTGGTCAACGCCGCCGGCCTGACCGACCGCGCCTCCTTCCTCGACGCGACACCGGACGACTGGTCGGCGCTGTTTGCCGTCAACGCGCGTGCGCCCTTCTTCCTGATGCAGGCCGCGGTCGCCGACATGAAGAAGCGTGGCCACGGCGGCGCCATCGTCAACATCCTCTCGATAAACGCCCATTGCGGCTCGCCGGAACTCGCCGTCTATTCCGCCACCAAGGGCGCGCTGGCGACGCTGACCAAGAATGCCGCCAACGCCCACCGCTTCGACCGCATCCGCGTCAACGGCATCAATGTCGGCTGGACCGACACGCCGGCCGAACGCATCATGCAGGCGCAGACGCTGGGCAATGGCCCGGGATGGCTCGACGCCGCCAATGCCGCGCAGCCCTTCGGTCGGCTGCTCAAGCCGGACGATATCGCCAATCTCGCCGTGTTCCTGCTTTCCGACGCGGCCGGGCCGATGACCGGCGCGGTGATCGACCAGGAACAGTCGGTGATCGGGGCGAACCGGTGA
- a CDS encoding MurR/RpiR family transcriptional regulator yields the protein MSGERKPSGRSSADEAATRKRGRSLAALGYIQPRTYEELRAVLSSGTVHFPKRLRQVAIFLWQHPSEVALGTIAQVAAQAGVQPSTLVRFAQIFGYSGFSDFQGLFKDHVKGSWPEGRGEQRAEAEPNAATHFLRGMVGASQASLGRIESGFDIESFEKMVATLAKADLIYVIGSKRAFPVTTYLSLTLSQQGVRNVLVDNVGSTALDQVGCIGARDAVLAVSFSPYNSITPDLVAVAHERKARIVTITDSTFSPLIRLSDSWLEVVESDFAGFRSLAASLAVGMALVQGVAARRGT from the coding sequence ATGAGCGGGGAGAGAAAACCATCCGGACGATCCAGTGCCGACGAGGCAGCGACGCGCAAACGCGGCCGTTCGCTGGCGGCACTCGGCTATATACAGCCGCGAACCTATGAGGAGTTGCGCGCGGTGCTGTCTTCCGGCACCGTGCATTTTCCCAAGCGCCTGCGCCAGGTGGCGATCTTCCTGTGGCAGCACCCGAGCGAGGTGGCGCTCGGCACCATTGCCCAAGTGGCGGCACAGGCCGGCGTGCAGCCCTCGACGCTGGTGCGCTTCGCCCAGATCTTCGGCTATTCCGGCTTTTCCGATTTCCAGGGCCTGTTCAAGGACCACGTCAAGGGATCGTGGCCGGAAGGCCGCGGCGAGCAGCGCGCCGAGGCCGAGCCCAATGCCGCCACGCATTTCCTGCGCGGCATGGTTGGCGCCTCGCAGGCCTCGCTCGGCCGCATCGAAAGCGGCTTCGATATCGAAAGCTTCGAGAAGATGGTGGCAACACTGGCCAAGGCGGACCTGATCTACGTCATCGGCTCCAAGCGCGCCTTTCCCGTCACCACCTATCTGTCGCTGACGCTTTCGCAGCAAGGCGTGCGCAATGTGCTGGTCGACAATGTCGGCTCGACCGCGCTCGATCAGGTCGGCTGCATTGGCGCACGCGACGCCGTGCTGGCGGTGTCCTTCAGCCCCTACAATTCGATCACGCCGGACCTGGTGGCCGTCGCGCATGAGCGCAAGGCGCGCATCGTCACCATCACCGACAGCACCTTCTCGCCGCTGATCCGGCTGTCGGACAGCTGGCTGGAAGTGGTGGAATCCGACTTCGCCGGCTTCCGCTCGCTGGCGGCGTCGCTGGCGGTGGGCATGGCGCTGGTCCAAGGCGTCGCGGCGCGCCGCGGCACATGA